A window from Gallus gallus isolate bGalGal1 chromosome 5, bGalGal1.mat.broiler.GRCg7b, whole genome shotgun sequence encodes these proteins:
- the CD59 gene encoding CD59 glycoprotein precursor: MIKMNCVLLTACIVLLAFSSSGYALKCYHCENSPSLCKTNSTCLSNEDTCLQMRFGKLRTSSCWKLSQCNVNDIAVFYQLDNFDYFCCQQDLCNEGAVTGVNKAAFSIAPVMAMLWMLL; encoded by the exons ATGATCAAGATGAATTGTGTCCTGCTAACCGCCTGCATtgttctgcttgctttctctaGTTCTG GCTATGCTCTGAAGTGTTATCACTGCGAGAACAGCCCTTCCTTGTGCAAGACCAACAGCACTTGCTTATCAAATGAGGACACATGCTTGCAGATGAGATTTG GTAAACTGCGAACGTCCTCCTGCTGGAAGTTGTCTCAGTGCAATGTGAATGACATTGCTGTATTCTATCAGTTGGATAATTTTGATTACTTCTGCTGCCAACAAGACTTGTGCAATGAGGGCGCCGTTACTGGAGTTAACAAGGCAGCTTTCAGTATTGCCCCCGTAATGGCCATGTTATGGATGCTCCTGTAG